One Myotis daubentonii chromosome 3, mMyoDau2.1, whole genome shotgun sequence genomic window carries:
- the LOC132230837 gene encoding heterogeneous nuclear ribonucleoproteins A2/B1-like isoform X2, translating to MEREKEQFRKLFIGGLSFETTEESLRNYYEQWGKLTDCVVMRDPASKRSRGFGFVPFSSMAEVDAAMAARPHSIDGRVVEPKRAVAREESGKPGTHITVKKLFVGGIKEDTEEHHLRDYFEEYGKIDTIEIITDRQSGKKRGFGFVTFDDHDPVDKIVLQKYHTINGHNAEVRKALSRQEMQEVQNSRSERGGNFGFGDSLGGGGNFGPGPGSNFRGGSDGYGSGRGFGDGYNGYGGGPGGNYGSGNYNNFGNYNQQTSNYGPMKSGNFGGSRNMGRPYGGGNYGPGGSGGNGGYGGRSRY from the exons atggagagagaaaaggaacagTTCCGTAAACTCTTTATTGGTGGCTTGAGCTTTGAAACCACAGAAGAAAGTTTGAGGAACTACTATGAGCAATGGGGGAAACTAACAGACTGTGTGGTAATGAGAGATCCTGCAAGCAAAAGATCAAGAGGATTTGGTTTTGTACCTTTTTCATCCATGGCTGAGGTTGATGCAGCCATGGCTGCAAGACCTCATTCAATTGATGGAAGAGTGGTTGAGCCAAAACGTGCTGTTGCAAGAGAGGAATCTGGAAAGCCAGGGACTCATATAACTGTGAAGAAGCTGTTTGTTGGTGGGATTAAAGAAGATACTGAGGAACATCATCTTAGAGATTACTTTGAAGAATATGGAAAAATTGATACCATTGAGATAATTACTGATAGGCAGTCTGGAAAGAAGAGAGGTTTTGGATTTGTTACTTTTGATGACCATGATCCTGTGGATAAGATTGTGTTGCAGAAATACCATACCATCAATGGTCATAATGCAGAAGTAAGAAAGGCTTTGTCTAGACAAGAAATGCAGGAAGTTCAAAATTCTAGAAGTGAAAGAGGAGGCAACTTTGGTTTTGGAGACTCTCTAGGTGGTGGTGGAAATTTTGGACCAGGACCAGGAAGTAATTTTAGAGGAGGATCTGATGGCTATGGAAGTGGTCGTGGATTTGGGGATGGCTATAATGGGTATGGAGGAGGGCCTGGAG GAAATTACGGAAGTGGAAATTACAATAATTTTGGAAATTATAACCAGCAAACATCTAACTATGGTCCAATGAAGAGTGGAAATTTTGGTGGTAGCAGGAACATGGGGAGACCATATGGTGGAGGAAACTACGGTCCTGGAGGAAGTGGAGGAAATGGGGGCTATGGAGGGAGAAGCCGATATTGA
- the LOC132230837 gene encoding heterogeneous nuclear ribonucleoproteins A2/B1-like isoform X1, producing MEREKEQFRKLFIGGLSFETTEESLRNYYEQWGKLTDCVVMRDPASKRSRGFGFVPFSSMAEVDAAMAARPHSIDGRVVEPKRAVAREESGKPGTHITVKKLFVGGIKEDTEEHHLRDYFEEYGKIDTIEIITDRQSGKKRGFGFVTFDDHDPVDKIVLQKYHTINGHNAEVRKALSRQEMQEVQNSRSERGGNFGFGDSLGGGGNFGPGPGSNFRGGSDGYGSGRGFGDGYNGYGGGPGGGNFGGSPGYGRGGGGYGGGGPGYGNQGGGYGGGYDNYGGGNYGSGNYNNFGNYNQQTSNYGPMKSGNFGGSRNMGRPYGGGNYGPGGSGGNGGYGGRSRY from the coding sequence atggagagagaaaaggaacagTTCCGTAAACTCTTTATTGGTGGCTTGAGCTTTGAAACCACAGAAGAAAGTTTGAGGAACTACTATGAGCAATGGGGGAAACTAACAGACTGTGTGGTAATGAGAGATCCTGCAAGCAAAAGATCAAGAGGATTTGGTTTTGTACCTTTTTCATCCATGGCTGAGGTTGATGCAGCCATGGCTGCAAGACCTCATTCAATTGATGGAAGAGTGGTTGAGCCAAAACGTGCTGTTGCAAGAGAGGAATCTGGAAAGCCAGGGACTCATATAACTGTGAAGAAGCTGTTTGTTGGTGGGATTAAAGAAGATACTGAGGAACATCATCTTAGAGATTACTTTGAAGAATATGGAAAAATTGATACCATTGAGATAATTACTGATAGGCAGTCTGGAAAGAAGAGAGGTTTTGGATTTGTTACTTTTGATGACCATGATCCTGTGGATAAGATTGTGTTGCAGAAATACCATACCATCAATGGTCATAATGCAGAAGTAAGAAAGGCTTTGTCTAGACAAGAAATGCAGGAAGTTCAAAATTCTAGAAGTGAAAGAGGAGGCAACTTTGGTTTTGGAGACTCTCTAGGTGGTGGTGGAAATTTTGGACCAGGACCAGGAAGTAATTTTAGAGGAGGATCTGATGGCTATGGAAGTGGTCGTGGATTTGGGGATGGCTATAATGGGTATGGAGGAGGGCCTGGAGGTGGCAATTTTGGAGGTAGCCCTGGttatggaagaggaggaggaggatatggTGGTGGAGGACCTGGATATGGCAACCAGGGTGGGGGCTACGGAGGTGGTTATGACAACTATGGAGGAGGAAATTACGGAAGTGGAAATTACAATAATTTTGGAAATTATAACCAGCAAACATCTAACTATGGTCCAATGAAGAGTGGAAATTTTGGTGGTAGCAGGAACATGGGGAGACCATATGGTGGAGGAAACTACGGTCCTGGAGGAAGTGGAGGAAATGGGGGCTATGGAGGGAGAAGCCGATATTGA